In Clostridium sp. JN-1, one genomic interval encodes:
- a CDS encoding phosphodiester glycosidase family protein yields the protein MKKGSKVNGKRKRKKKSSFRIVMKFIAYELLVFIIITPLLVFYGPFENVKRTIVGTAMATFSHQYIATTFLPKDKIDEILNSGKAAGVSSSEAQNLGTVSVSHTRDKEIERYDISDSKFTGYILEIKDPTRIKIGYSKRIGEVGERTSQIAQDNGAVAAINGGGFTDKSANGKLWTGTGAYPEGIVISNGKVIYSDVKQNEAVNVTAFTKDGKLIVGDHTLGDLLNQGVVEAVSFRNSLVINGKPVAVQDEGLNPRTAIGQKQDGTVIMLVIDGRKGLKPGASLREVQNILIQQGVVNASNLDGGSSSTLYFNGEVINNPCDWNGERTVATAIYVKP from the coding sequence ATGAAAAAAGGGAGCAAGGTAAATGGTAAACGAAAAAGAAAAAAGAAAAGCTCATTTAGGATTGTAATGAAATTTATAGCTTATGAACTTTTAGTGTTTATTATAATAACTCCACTATTAGTATTTTATGGGCCTTTTGAAAATGTAAAGAGAACTATAGTTGGAACTGCTATGGCTACTTTTTCACATCAATATATAGCAACCACATTTTTGCCAAAAGATAAGATAGATGAGATATTAAATAGTGGAAAAGCAGCAGGTGTTTCAAGCAGCGAGGCACAAAATTTAGGTACTGTAAGTGTAAGTCATACAAGAGATAAGGAAATTGAAAGATATGATATATCTGATAGTAAGTTTACCGGTTATATATTAGAAATAAAGGATCCAACTAGAATTAAAATAGGATATTCTAAGAGAATAGGAGAAGTTGGTGAAAGAACAAGTCAGATAGCTCAAGATAATGGAGCTGTTGCAGCTATAAATGGAGGAGGTTTTACTGATAAATCTGCTAATGGTAAGCTTTGGACTGGTACAGGAGCTTATCCAGAGGGAATAGTTATATCAAATGGGAAAGTTATTTATAGTGATGTAAAGCAAAATGAAGCAGTTAATGTAACCGCTTTTACTAAGGATGGCAAATTAATAGTAGGAGATCACACTTTAGGAGATTTATTAAATCAAGGCGTTGTTGAAGCTGTATCTTTTAGAAATAGTTTAGTTATAAATGGTAAACCTGTTGCTGTGCAGGACGAAGGTTTAAATCCTAGAACTGCAATAGGTCAGAAACAAGATGGAACTGTTATAATGCTTGTTATAGATGGAAGAAAAGGCTTAAAACCTGGAGCTTCACTTAGAGAAGTTCAAAATATACTAATTCAACAAGGAGTTGTAAATGCAAGTAACCTAGATGGAGGATCTTCA